The following are encoded together in the Vibrio zhugei genome:
- the norV gene encoding anaerobic nitric oxide reductase flavorubredoxin, whose protein sequence is MTIHVKNNIHWVGQRDWEVQDFHGTEYKITKGTSYNSYLIREEKTVLIDTVDHRFSQQFIQNLEMEIDLKSIDFIVINHAEEDHSGALSALMAKIPNTPIYCTEAAIDSIVGHHHHPEWNFNTVKTGDKIDIGNGKQLVFVEAPMLHWPDSMMTYLTGDAVLFSNDAFGQHYCDERLFNDEVDQNELMEQCLRYYSNILTPFSSLVTAKIKEVLSFNLPVDMIATSHGIVWRDNPVQIIDQYLEWAGDYQEDRITIFYDSMSNNTRMMADAIAQGIHDVDPGVAVKVFNVSKHDKNEILANVFRSKGILVGSSTMNNVMMPKIAGMLEEITGLRFKAKKAAAFGSYGWNGGAVDRIHARLTDAGFETAVSLKAKWRPDGKAMRECREHGQNIAKLWAKKTLLNSVVAPVVEQPQVFQPVEQVVPDAVVNDQPGTQSAQAHSADCQCMVCTVCNWVYDPAKGEPNQYIEPGTVWSDVPDYFLCPECHLGKDVFVEYKG, encoded by the coding sequence ATGACGATACATGTAAAAAATAACATTCATTGGGTTGGTCAACGTGATTGGGAAGTTCAGGACTTTCACGGTACCGAATACAAAATAACAAAAGGCACCAGTTACAATAGTTACCTTATCCGCGAAGAGAAAACCGTATTGATCGATACTGTGGATCATCGGTTCAGTCAGCAATTTATTCAAAACCTAGAAATGGAAATCGACCTTAAGTCGATAGATTTCATTGTGATTAACCACGCAGAAGAAGACCATTCTGGGGCGTTGTCAGCGTTAATGGCGAAAATCCCAAATACCCCAATCTATTGTACCGAAGCGGCAATCGATTCGATTGTTGGTCACCACCATCATCCGGAATGGAATTTCAACACGGTAAAAACAGGTGACAAGATTGATATTGGTAACGGCAAGCAACTGGTCTTTGTGGAAGCGCCAATGCTTCACTGGCCAGACAGTATGATGACTTATCTGACAGGTGATGCCGTGTTATTTAGTAATGACGCATTTGGTCAGCATTACTGCGATGAACGTTTATTTAACGATGAAGTGGACCAAAACGAGTTAATGGAACAATGCTTACGTTACTACTCAAACATCCTGACACCATTCAGTAGCCTAGTGACTGCGAAAATTAAAGAGGTTCTGAGCTTCAATCTTCCTGTCGATATGATTGCGACGTCTCACGGCATTGTTTGGCGTGATAACCCGGTGCAAATCATTGATCAGTACCTGGAGTGGGCGGGTGACTATCAAGAAGATCGTATCACCATTTTCTACGATTCTATGTCGAATAATACGCGTATGATGGCGGATGCGATTGCACAGGGTATTCATGATGTGGACCCGGGTGTTGCAGTGAAAGTCTTTAATGTTTCTAAACATGATAAGAATGAAATACTGGCCAATGTATTCCGCTCAAAAGGTATTTTGGTTGGTTCTTCGACTATGAATAATGTGATGATGCCAAAAATTGCAGGCATGCTGGAAGAAATCACCGGTCTTCGCTTCAAAGCTAAGAAAGCCGCTGCTTTTGGCAGCTACGGTTGGAACGGTGGTGCAGTAGACCGTATTCATGCTCGTTTAACTGATGCAGGATTTGAAACCGCTGTGAGTCTGAAAGCCAAATGGCGACCTGATGGTAAGGCTATGCGCGAATGCCGTGAGCATGGTCAGAATATAGCTAAGTTATGGGCAAAGAAAACACTGTTAAATTCGGTTGTTGCGCCTGTCGTTGAACAGCCTCAAGTATTTCAACCGGTTGAACAAGTAGTACCAGACGCGGTAGTCAACGATCAGCCCGGCACTCAAAGCGCACAAGCACACTCTGCTGATTGCCAATGCATGGTATGTACTGTGTGTAACTGGGTATATGATCCTGCGAAAGGTGAGCCAAATCAATACATTGAGCCAGGAACTGTTTGGAGTGACGTTCCGGACTATTTCCTGTGCCCGGAATGTCACTTGGGTAAAGACGTATTTGTTGAATACAAGGGTTAA
- the norW gene encoding NADH:flavorubredoxin reductase NorW: MQAPIVIIGSGFAAYQLVKTVRRMDAHIPIQVFTADDGAEYNKPDLSHVFSKKQTALDLVVKYGEEFAQEQNIELFANTLIENVDTRAQQVMANGRSYEYSKLVFATGAKAFVPPMSGNASNEVITLNSLQEYQLAQVKLSSAKRVLVVGGGLIGVEIAMDLASAGKAVTVVEPNPHLLANLIPEFIALPLENQLKQQGIQLALGNSVAELNCSENSYVATLTSGQVIESDVVISAAGLRTNTQLAIESGIEVNKGIAVDAHLQTSVANVYALGDCAEIQGRLMPYLQPIVLSANVLGKQLLGQDAQLALPPTMIKVKTPSYPIQLAGNFDNIVLWNVQFSQSGIVAKAENERNQMAGFIVAGEQITQAFSLLRELSQTK; this comes from the coding sequence ATGCAAGCACCAATCGTCATTATTGGTAGTGGTTTTGCTGCTTACCAGTTAGTTAAAACTGTGCGTCGAATGGACGCACATATCCCGATTCAAGTATTTACTGCCGATGACGGAGCGGAATACAACAAACCAGACTTGAGCCATGTGTTCAGTAAAAAACAAACAGCTCTTGATTTAGTCGTGAAATACGGTGAAGAGTTCGCCCAAGAGCAGAATATTGAGCTGTTTGCCAACACTTTAATCGAAAATGTGGATACACGGGCGCAGCAAGTGATGGCAAATGGTCGTTCTTATGAGTATTCAAAATTAGTGTTTGCGACAGGAGCAAAAGCGTTTGTACCCCCTATGTCGGGTAATGCAAGTAATGAAGTTATTACGCTGAATTCATTACAAGAGTATCAATTAGCACAAGTAAAACTTAGCAGCGCGAAACGCGTATTAGTTGTAGGAGGTGGTTTGATCGGTGTTGAGATTGCCATGGATCTGGCAAGTGCGGGTAAAGCAGTGACGGTTGTTGAACCAAACCCGCACCTGTTAGCTAATCTTATCCCCGAATTCATTGCGTTACCACTAGAAAATCAGCTTAAACAGCAAGGCATTCAACTGGCGCTGGGTAATAGTGTCGCCGAGTTGAACTGTTCAGAGAACTCGTACGTTGCTACATTGACTAGTGGTCAAGTGATTGAATCAGACGTAGTGATATCTGCTGCCGGCTTACGTACAAATACCCAGTTAGCTATAGAGTCGGGAATTGAAGTAAACAAGGGCATCGCTGTTGATGCTCATCTACAGACTTCAGTTGCCAATGTTTACGCACTGGGCGATTGCGCTGAAATTCAGGGACGCCTGATGCCTTATCTTCAGCCGATCGTGTTAAGCGCCAATGTTCTGGGCAAGCAGCTATTAGGGCAAGATGCACAATTAGCACTTCCGCCTACGATGATAAAAGTGAAAACACCAAGTTATCCCATTCAGCTTGCGGGCAACTTTGACAATATTGTACTGTGGAATGTGCAGTTTTCTCAGTCTGGCATTGTGGCAAAAGCGGAAAATGAACGTAATCAAATGGCGGGTTTTATCGTAGCTGGCGAACAAATCACTCAAGCATTTTCACTGCTTCGTGAGTTGTCTCAAACGAAATAA
- a CDS encoding DUF1971 domain-containing protein — MSHLRIPKNWTIQRSTPFFTKENVPQALLNHHNTAKGVFGQLCVMEGQVTYYGFADENTTEPEAVVVINAGQFATSPPQYWHRIELSDDAQFNINFWSESSQKHQPMYHSKS; from the coding sequence ATGTCACATCTACGTATTCCAAAAAATTGGACGATTCAACGCTCAACCCCTTTTTTCACTAAAGAGAATGTCCCTCAGGCACTACTTAATCATCACAATACAGCTAAAGGTGTATTTGGTCAGTTATGTGTGATGGAAGGTCAGGTGACTTACTACGGCTTTGCTGATGAAAACACCACTGAACCAGAAGCGGTCGTGGTTATTAACGCAGGACAATTTGCGACCAGCCCACCACAATATTGGCATCGAATTGAACTCAGTGATGATGCTCAGTTCAACATCAATTTCTGGTCAGAATCGAGTCAAAAACATCAACCCATGTATCACTCAAAATCTTAG
- a CDS encoding bacteriocin immunity protein, which produces MKNDISEYNQSEFFQLVNRICVEDYATEQEHIDAVLHFEEMTGHPDGSDLIYYPENPEDGTPENIVRIVKEWRFSQGLPCFKD; this is translated from the coding sequence ATGAAAAATGATATCTCAGAGTACAATCAATCAGAGTTTTTTCAATTGGTTAATAGAATTTGTGTTGAAGATTACGCTACTGAACAAGAACATATCGATGCAGTTTTACATTTCGAAGAAATGACAGGGCATCCAGACGGCTCTGATCTGATTTATTACCCAGAGAATCCTGAAGATGGAACGCCAGAGAATATCGTTAGAATCGTCAAAGAATGGCGCTTTTCGCAGGGGTTACCTTGCTTTAAGGATTAA
- a CDS encoding DUF7683 domain-containing protein yields MKVVVEAFDKKSELLVSEIEVQSTYVDQVSKVLDLSDDDLRFLLAGAGGFDISIDQVKAIETIIGESFYSAQCDYQLGTS; encoded by the coding sequence ATGAAAGTTGTAGTTGAAGCGTTTGACAAAAAAAGTGAGCTTTTGGTATCGGAAATCGAAGTGCAAAGTACATATGTTGATCAGGTCTCAAAAGTACTAGATTTAAGTGACGATGATCTCCGGTTTCTTTTAGCTGGTGCCGGTGGATTTGATATCTCGATTGATCAAGTTAAGGCAATTGAGACAATAATTGGTGAGAGTTTTTATAGCGCCCAATGTGACTATCAACTTGGAACAAGTTAA
- the tnpC gene encoding IS66 family transposase, translating into MKKTTPDINPDSQNIAELQAMVKALMSEQEAWQQKESQWQQERQSLIEQFKLALDRQFAKRSEALKPYNEAQGDFFNEVECEAENVDEDVVTTTTTTKRRGKRKPLPKDLPRETVVLDLDEHDKQCPCCQHSLHQIGEDRSEKLEFTPAILNVIDYVRPKYACRHCEQHSETNPVHQQPVPESIIPKSFATESLLAHIILGKYQYALPLYRQETLFTQSGIDLSRTTMARWVIQVSEKFQPLYQALKTHLLEQVVVHADETPLNVLQEEKRSYMWLYCSGADSPQACLPEMKNIVLYDYQNSRARACPMDFLGDYSGYLQTDGYVAYDGLTQVTNVGCFAHARRKFMEAKKLQGKGKTGKVDIALAKIQKLYALEAHLKPSSAEERWSERQSHAKPILDDLYQWLTTQKVFESSPLGKAIKYTLGQWPKLVRYVDDGHVSIDNNRAERAIKSMVIGRKNWLFANTSRGADASALLYSIIETAKANGLILYDYMVKCMKELAKAEPDIDSLLPWNFSH; encoded by the coding sequence ATGAAAAAGACGACCCCCGACATCAATCCAGACAGCCAAAACATCGCGGAACTTCAAGCGATGGTGAAGGCGTTGATGTCTGAGCAAGAAGCTTGGCAGCAAAAAGAATCACAATGGCAACAAGAACGCCAATCCTTGATTGAGCAGTTCAAACTGGCACTTGACCGTCAGTTCGCCAAGCGCTCTGAAGCGTTAAAACCGTATAACGAAGCTCAGGGCGACTTCTTTAATGAAGTGGAATGCGAAGCGGAGAACGTCGACGAAGACGTGGTGACCACGACGACCACAACAAAGCGCCGTGGTAAACGCAAGCCATTACCGAAAGACTTACCTCGCGAAACCGTGGTTCTTGACCTGGACGAGCACGATAAACAGTGTCCTTGCTGCCAACATTCTCTGCATCAAATCGGGGAAGACCGTAGCGAGAAACTGGAGTTCACGCCTGCGATACTCAACGTTATCGACTACGTTCGTCCTAAATACGCGTGCCGTCATTGTGAGCAACACAGTGAGACTAACCCAGTTCACCAACAGCCAGTACCCGAAAGCATCATCCCCAAAAGCTTCGCCACAGAAAGCTTGCTGGCCCATATCATCTTAGGTAAATACCAGTACGCCTTGCCGCTGTATCGACAAGAAACCTTGTTCACGCAATCGGGCATCGACTTATCAAGAACCACTATGGCTCGCTGGGTTATCCAAGTGAGCGAGAAGTTCCAACCCTTGTACCAAGCCTTAAAAACGCACTTACTTGAGCAAGTGGTGGTGCATGCTGATGAAACCCCATTGAATGTGCTGCAAGAAGAGAAGCGCAGTTACATGTGGCTTTACTGCTCAGGAGCTGACTCTCCGCAAGCTTGTTTACCGGAGATGAAAAACATCGTCTTGTACGACTATCAAAACAGTCGCGCGAGAGCGTGCCCAATGGACTTCTTGGGCGATTACTCGGGTTACCTGCAAACCGATGGTTATGTGGCGTACGATGGTCTCACTCAAGTGACAAACGTCGGTTGCTTCGCTCATGCTCGCCGTAAGTTCATGGAGGCAAAAAAGCTCCAGGGAAAAGGCAAGACTGGAAAAGTGGATATCGCGCTGGCGAAAATCCAAAAACTTTATGCGCTTGAAGCTCACTTAAAACCGTCGTCAGCCGAAGAGCGTTGGTCAGAGAGACAATCACACGCCAAACCGATATTGGACGACCTGTATCAATGGCTCACGACACAGAAAGTGTTCGAATCCAGCCCACTGGGTAAAGCGATTAAATACACCTTGGGTCAATGGCCAAAGTTGGTGCGTTATGTGGATGATGGGCACGTATCCATCGACAACAATCGAGCAGAGCGTGCGATAAAATCGATGGTCATTGGCCGAAAAAATTGGCTCTTCGCCAACACATCAAGAGGCGCCGATGCTAGCGCATTACTCTATAGCATCATCGAGACGGCTAAAGCCAATGGACTCATTCTCTACGATTACATGGTCAAGTGCATGAAAGAGCTGGCGAAAGCAGAGCCCGACATTGACTCACTTCTTCCGTGGAACTTCTCACACTAA
- the tnpB gene encoding IS66 family insertion sequence element accessory protein TnpB (TnpB, as the term is used for proteins encoded by IS66 family insertion elements, is considered an accessory protein, since TnpC, encoded by a neighboring gene, is a DDE family transposase.) has translation MKRMMTAPVVYLYREFVDFRKSINGLALLIESDTDLELGSGALFLFTNKQRDKIKVLYWDQTGYALWYKRLEKAKFKWPTQEKNTVLTLTQFDLDRLLSGFTIIGHKSVKIDSFTMG, from the coding sequence ATGAAGCGCATGATGACCGCGCCAGTGGTGTATTTATACCGCGAGTTTGTCGATTTCAGAAAATCTATCAATGGTCTGGCGCTGTTGATTGAATCCGACACCGACCTTGAGCTAGGCTCAGGGGCATTGTTCCTCTTCACCAATAAACAACGCGATAAAATAAAAGTGTTGTATTGGGACCAAACGGGTTATGCGCTCTGGTATAAACGCCTCGAAAAAGCCAAGTTTAAGTGGCCCACGCAAGAGAAAAATACGGTGTTGACCTTAACGCAATTTGACCTCGACAGACTGCTTTCTGGCTTCACAATAATCGGCCATAAATCGGTAAAAATCGACAGTTTTACAATGGGTTAA
- the tnpA gene encoding IS66 family insertion sequence element accessory protein TnpA, with protein sequence MNKRRTDQEWLSLIEQCQASSLTQQDFCQKHDISVSTFYAKRQQLSVNPSPTQSGFVKAEIIEKTTCRKVTQTSVANMTLIVNNIELSIPQGTPPHYLAELIGALS encoded by the coding sequence ATGAATAAACGACGCACCGATCAAGAATGGCTTTCTCTGATTGAGCAATGCCAAGCCAGTTCGCTTACACAACAAGATTTTTGCCAAAAACACGACATTAGCGTATCGACGTTTTACGCTAAGCGGCAGCAGTTGAGTGTTAACCCATCTCCAACTCAGAGCGGCTTCGTTAAGGCCGAAATTATTGAAAAAACCACCTGTCGCAAGGTGACCCAGACGTCGGTAGCCAACATGACTTTGATAGTAAATAACATCGAATTGAGTATTCCTCAAGGCACGCCACCACACTATCTTGCTGAGTTGATTGGAGCCTTGTCATGA
- a CDS encoding LysM peptidoglycan-binding domain-containing protein: MDLTVGYRVVRLTELMAYEFGQVEGDIGRLDERALGSALPQGMSYSSFMDKLKSGELALLTDSPSKPVMLRDGMSKSWSLSAEGQEVLSPEAKSAYLSRTRMLGGAAGSATPTQNAAGYAPNIEGTYVPEPVKPDTSDAPPKLQYEYCFEVACSDETFRKSVGYAFELAKTQQEALIGRWQTEATEHGTKYIAHTAFDEPKKLVAKVASNALGISVPDTVQVKPIGSGIVREAFIPVVPSVQLGERLGLPTEGYYYHFYNGRLVQEYKLLGNGKWAFYATRSTHEQLNDEQGYNIYQSAILVYWKLEGKDVENQYLIYLEQPITREELDNLNDDWLAQHGIKLDINELLAAPKQPVAERQTIQPADTEKAENKPEMHTVGTDSKTNQRESWGAIAEQYGLSAKQLLDLNPQYNADPMSLKVGDTLKVQEPVDLDSTKIVQRDLPPVEPKTYNQAANTHYAYNGDFQGTSLKPIGSENVLDNDLVVANLASISPQDVDDVYLVFADKKMSVEDFAQETYLSKDKSIIDHVLKSNPHLKRSFSQIIEGMPLVVSPWIEKHPDEELAIKQANELMTEFLQLSSEEKKWFAEHHETATNALLVAATSGLDVYQDESASSGLRDFSLNDIVAGAGAVVAGAQVQGDKLSQRMKSFAEYSRYIAEKTKGLSGQALYSNPDYKAWRKEARAFQSEMKSMLSEVGKPGYIKNVQAKRINDYLNVGKRQLYRAKDFSKAVSGIEMTSLYKQAMSFSRFLGVANGLVIGAGLYGNAMDVAKTCNTSGWFEETCNRSLVKNTVSGAVNVVSGIRIGIALAAIPVTGGLSIALVAGGTLFWGLYGSDISNNVGKFAEEVIFD, encoded by the coding sequence ATGGATTTAACTGTGGGTTATCGAGTGGTACGGTTAACCGAACTAATGGCATATGAGTTCGGTCAGGTTGAAGGTGATATTGGAAGGTTGGACGAAAGAGCGTTAGGCTCAGCACTCCCTCAGGGGATGAGCTATTCCAGTTTTATGGACAAGCTGAAAAGTGGTGAGTTAGCACTATTGACGGATTCCCCTTCTAAGCCTGTGATGCTCCGAGATGGCATGAGCAAATCATGGAGCTTGTCGGCGGAAGGGCAAGAGGTGTTATCGCCAGAAGCGAAAAGTGCCTACCTTTCCAGAACGAGAATGTTAGGCGGTGCGGCTGGCAGTGCTACGCCCACTCAAAACGCCGCGGGCTATGCGCCTAACATTGAAGGAACCTATGTTCCTGAGCCCGTAAAACCCGATACCTCAGATGCACCACCAAAGCTGCAATACGAATATTGCTTTGAAGTGGCTTGCTCCGATGAGACGTTTCGAAAAAGCGTGGGGTATGCGTTTGAACTGGCGAAAACCCAACAAGAAGCCCTGATTGGCCGTTGGCAGACGGAGGCAACCGAGCACGGTACCAAATATATCGCTCATACCGCCTTTGATGAACCGAAAAAATTGGTCGCCAAAGTGGCTTCCAATGCTTTGGGAATTAGTGTCCCCGACACTGTGCAGGTAAAGCCTATAGGCTCTGGTATAGTACGAGAAGCCTTTATCCCCGTTGTTCCTTCCGTGCAGCTTGGTGAGCGTTTGGGGCTACCAACAGAAGGCTACTACTACCATTTCTACAATGGTCGTTTAGTTCAAGAGTACAAGCTGCTAGGAAATGGCAAGTGGGCCTTCTACGCGACACGTTCCACTCACGAGCAGCTCAATGATGAGCAAGGTTACAACATCTATCAAAGTGCTATTCTGGTTTACTGGAAGCTCGAAGGTAAAGACGTTGAAAATCAATATCTGATTTATCTTGAACAGCCAATTACCCGAGAAGAGCTCGACAACCTCAATGATGACTGGTTGGCTCAACATGGTATTAAACTTGATATCAACGAATTGCTTGCTGCGCCCAAGCAACCTGTCGCAGAAAGACAAACCATTCAGCCTGCGGACACAGAGAAAGCAGAGAATAAACCAGAAATGCATACTGTTGGGACGGATTCTAAAACCAACCAACGAGAATCATGGGGAGCCATTGCAGAGCAATATGGTTTGTCGGCGAAACAATTACTGGATTTGAATCCACAGTACAACGCTGACCCGATGTCGTTGAAAGTCGGGGATACGCTCAAGGTTCAAGAGCCTGTAGATCTTGATAGTACCAAAATAGTTCAACGTGATTTACCGCCAGTGGAGCCCAAGACATACAATCAAGCTGCAAACACTCACTATGCTTACAACGGTGATTTTCAGGGAACGTCACTTAAACCTATCGGTAGTGAGAATGTTTTGGATAATGACCTCGTTGTGGCAAACTTAGCCAGCATATCTCCTCAGGACGTCGATGATGTGTATCTTGTCTTCGCTGATAAAAAAATGAGTGTGGAGGATTTTGCCCAAGAAACGTATCTATCGAAAGATAAAAGCATTATTGATCATGTATTAAAGTCAAACCCTCATCTTAAACGTAGCTTTAGCCAGATTATTGAGGGTATGCCTTTAGTTGTATCGCCATGGATAGAAAAACACCCAGATGAAGAGCTCGCTATCAAACAAGCTAATGAACTTATGACTGAGTTTTTGCAGCTTTCTAGTGAAGAGAAGAAATGGTTTGCAGAGCATCATGAAACGGCCACCAATGCTTTACTTGTTGCGGCGACATCAGGTCTAGATGTTTACCAAGATGAGTCAGCATCATCAGGCCTTCGTGATTTTAGCCTAAATGATATCGTTGCCGGAGCGGGTGCTGTGGTTGCGGGAGCTCAGGTTCAAGGAGATAAGCTTAGCCAGCGAATGAAGTCATTTGCAGAATATTCACGTTATATCGCAGAGAAAACCAAAGGCTTATCAGGGCAGGCTCTTTATTCTAACCCTGACTATAAAGCATGGAGAAAAGAAGCGAGAGCATTTCAAAGTGAGATGAAATCGATGCTCTCCGAGGTTGGCAAACCGGGCTACATTAAAAATGTTCAGGCTAAGCGCATTAATGACTACCTAAATGTCGGTAAGCGACAATTGTATCGCGCGAAAGATTTCTCTAAAGCGGTCTCAGGGATTGAGATGACAAGTTTGTATAAGCAAGCGATGTCGTTCAGTCGATTTTTGGGTGTGGCCAATGGGTTAGTGATTGGGGCTGGCTTGTATGGTAATGCTATGGATGTAGCCAAAACATGCAATACGAGTGGTTGGTTTGAGGAAACCTGTAACCGTAGCTTGGTAAAAAATACCGTTTCCGGTGCTGTAAATGTTGTTTCAGGTATTCGGATAGGTATCGCTTTAGCAGCTATTCCTGTTACAGGAGGCTTATCGATAGCTTTAGTTGCAGGAGGAACACTCTTTTGGGGATTATATGGCAGTGACATATCGAATAACGTTGGCAAATTTGCAGAGGAAGTGATCTTTGATTGA
- a CDS encoding ribonuclease HI: MSYSIYVDGAAPNNQHGCTRGGIGLVVMDEDNEIVHEESFTINRKTDNAELELLALIEALEYAEDGDVIYSDSDYCVKGFNIWMDDWKDRGWRRADKKPVKNRQLWQQVDELSSRKYVEVFKVKAHSGIEGNERADLLAVEAAEAD, from the coding sequence ATGAGCTATTCAATTTACGTAGACGGCGCTGCACCAAACAACCAACACGGATGTACACGAGGTGGTATCGGGCTGGTGGTTATGGATGAAGACAATGAGATTGTTCATGAAGAGAGTTTTACCATCAATCGAAAAACCGACAATGCTGAGCTGGAACTACTGGCCTTAATTGAAGCATTGGAATACGCAGAAGATGGGGACGTTATCTATTCGGACAGCGATTATTGTGTGAAAGGTTTCAACATCTGGATGGATGATTGGAAAGACCGAGGTTGGCGTCGAGCGGATAAGAAACCGGTTAAAAACCGCCAGCTTTGGCAACAAGTGGACGAGTTGAGTTCTAGGAAGTACGTCGAGGTATTTAAGGTCAAAGCACATTCGGGCATTGAAGGGAACGAAAGAGCTGACCTGTTGGCGGTTGAAGCGGCGGAAGCTGACTAA
- a CDS encoding AlpA family transcriptional regulator, translating to MRFLRLKEVMSLTGLGRSTIYKFMADETDFPKSVPLGGRAVAWVESEIEEWMESRLSMRDNQESFQ from the coding sequence ATGAGATTTCTACGACTTAAAGAAGTGATGTCACTAACAGGACTAGGCCGTTCAACTATCTACAAGTTCATGGCAGATGAAACCGATTTTCCTAAGAGTGTCCCACTCGGCGGACGAGCGGTAGCTTGGGTCGAAAGCGAAATAGAGGAATGGATGGAATCGCGTCTGAGCATGCGAGACAACCAAGAATCCTTTCAGTAA
- a CDS encoding YagK/YfjJ domain-containing protein, with amino-acid sequence MANRTYLPSITLDRTFEDYPLYYSDKGLYESALTSMVDVFEQALSQFDIALATRLDLFLPEDHQDTDLSILNDYFKLLKEKLNTDSLFYVWRKREDKVPSHNYRVMLFTDYSQYFGDAICWEKRNELAEHLKTAWQEAIEKHYSGKERSIVLLNDRGHYGLGTRCRNKDMNIKHSVFYRMSILVEAWKEARYFFGSSLE; translated from the coding sequence ATGGCGAATAGAACCTACCTCCCAAGCATTACTCTTGATAGAACTTTTGAAGATTACCCGCTGTATTACAGCGACAAGGGGTTATACGAGTCAGCACTGACCTCAATGGTCGATGTCTTTGAGCAGGCACTCAGTCAGTTTGACATCGCTCTCGCCACACGTTTGGACTTGTTTTTGCCAGAAGACCATCAAGATACCGACCTCAGTATCCTCAACGATTACTTTAAGTTGCTTAAAGAAAAACTTAATACGGATTCTCTGTTCTATGTATGGCGTAAGCGGGAAGATAAGGTGCCATCCCACAACTATCGCGTGATGCTGTTTACTGATTACAGCCAGTATTTTGGTGATGCTATTTGCTGGGAAAAACGCAACGAATTGGCTGAGCATCTTAAAACGGCTTGGCAAGAAGCGATAGAAAAGCACTACAGCGGCAAAGAACGTTCAATAGTGCTTCTCAATGACCGTGGTCACTATGGCTTGGGGACACGCTGTCGAAATAAAGACATGAACATCAAACACAGTGTCTTCTATCGCATGAGCATTCTTGTTGAAGCGTGGAAAGAAGCGCGTTACTTCTTTGGCTCTAGCTTGGAATAG
- a CDS encoding YagK/YfjJ domain-containing protein, with amino-acid sequence MPNHLSLIHNRSEASNHLTITHDRTFNGKPLYYHKDGLVLEYLEGIDRVLTEALGQYPKLCVAHFNVRLPSDFDGDHSEVFSHFFRTLELETNELCLMKYRRRPHQYHQTVICHVWFKACESTSQYHLVLFFDKRLYLCLGKSGCGRSRYLSRVRKAWDRAVETSYGRRCLGLAYSPADDMYELLKGDEAFPLQLNELFYRMSRLARPVPLSDDNRSMSFGRSHDSP; translated from the coding sequence ATACCAAATCACCTCAGCCTTATTCACAATCGCTCAGAAGCGTCTAACCACCTCACAATCACTCATGACCGAACGTTTAATGGGAAACCGCTCTACTACCACAAAGATGGCCTTGTCCTTGAGTACTTGGAGGGAATCGACCGAGTGCTGACTGAAGCGCTCGGCCAATATCCTAAACTTTGTGTCGCTCACTTTAATGTACGTCTACCAAGTGACTTCGATGGAGACCATTCTGAGGTCTTCAGTCATTTCTTTCGTACCTTGGAGTTGGAAACCAATGAGTTGTGCCTAATGAAGTACAGGCGTAGGCCTCACCAATATCACCAAACGGTCATTTGCCATGTTTGGTTCAAGGCGTGTGAGTCCACCAGCCAGTATCACCTTGTCTTGTTCTTTGATAAGCGGTTGTATCTTTGTTTAGGCAAAAGTGGGTGCGGGAGGAGTCGCTACCTGTCCAGAGTCAGAAAAGCATGGGATAGAGCAGTCGAAACCAGCTACGGTAGAAGGTGCTTAGGGCTGGCGTATTCCCCTGCTGATGACATGTACGAACTTCTAAAAGGGGATGAAGCGTTTCCATTGCAGTTAAATGAACTCTTCTATCGGATGAGTCGTCTCGCGAGGCCCGTCCCCCTAAGCGACGATAACCGCAGCATGAGTTTTGGTCGCAGTCACGACTCACCTTAA